One window of the Salvia splendens isolate huo1 chromosome 1, SspV2, whole genome shotgun sequence genome contains the following:
- the LOC121750844 gene encoding aquaporin PIP1-2-like — protein sequence MEGKEEDVKLGANKFNERQPIGTSAQTKDYKEPPPAPLFEPGELTSWSFWRAGIAEFMATFLFLYVTVLTVMGYARSTSKCASVGVQGIAWAFGGMIFALVYCTAGISGGHINPAVTFGLFLARKLSLTRAVFYIVMQTLGAICGAGVVKGFQPTIYQIQGGGANVVAHGYTKGSGLGAEIIGTFVLVYTVFSATDAKRNARDSHVPILAPLPIGFAVFLVHLATIPITGTGINPARSLGAAIIFNKDHAWDDHWIFWVGPFIGAALAALYHQVIIRAIPFKSGH from the exons ATGGAAGGCAAAGAGGAGGATGTGAAGCTCGGAGCGAACAAGTTCAACGAGAGGCAGCCAATTGGCACCTCCGCCCAGACCAAGGACTACAAGGAGCCGCCACCGGCTCCGCTGTTCGAGCCCGGCGAGCTCACCTCCTGGTCCTTCTGGAGAGCCGGCATTGCTGAATTCATGGCCACCTTCTTGTTCCTCTACGTAACTGTTTTGACTGTCATGGGCTACGCCAGGTCGACTTCCAAGTGCGCCAGCGTTGGTGTTCAAGGAATTGCCTGGGCCTTCGGTGGAATGATTTTCGCCCTAGTTTACTGCACCGCTGGAATTTCTG GTGGACACATCAACCCAGCCGTGACATTCGGTCTGTTCTTGGCGAGGAAACTGTCTCTGACCAGAGCAGTTTTCTACATTGTGATGCAAACCCTGGGTGCCATCTGCGGTGCTGGTGTGGTCAAGGGTTTCCAGCCCACCATCTACCAGATTCAGGGAGGTGGTGCTAACGTCGTCGCCCATGGCTACACCAAGGGCTCCGGCCTTGGTGCTGAGATCATCGGCACCTTCGTCCTCGTCTACACCGTCTTCTCCGCCACCGATGCCAAGAGAAACGCCAGAGATTCTCATGTTCCT ATTTTGGCTCCCCTCCCAATTGGATTCGCCGTGTTCTTGGTTCACTTGGCAACCATCCCCATCACCGGAACTGGCATCAACCCTGCCCGCAGCCTTGGCGCAGCCATTATCTTCAACAAGGATCACGCATGGGATGACCAC TGGATCTTCTGGGTTGGACCATTTATCGGCGCTGCCCTTGCTGCTCTCTACCACCAGGTGATCATCAGAGCCATCCCATTCAAGAGTGGGCACTAA